Proteins encoded by one window of Pseudonocardia alni:
- the tilS gene encoding tRNA lysidine(34) synthetase TilS, whose amino-acid sequence MAAPRRLTGHGLAAAGRVRRAVRAALDRLPGDVAAAPPLVACSGGADSTALVLAVREAVEGPVHAAVVDHGLQDGSAERSAGLATLLRGLGVTATVHPVVVSAAGGPEAAARAARYTALRAARPMPSSPVLLGHTLDDQAETVLLGLGRGSGARSLSGMREWTEPWLRPLLGVRRADTVAACAAAGVAAWADPHNADPRFVRSRLRHEVLPLLEDVLGGGVAAALARTADQLHDDDAALSVAAARLLSAARVATDGERGAPAGGTGPGDSGDNGSPPGTAATDPTGATAGVGEALGTALDTGVLAAAEPAVRRRVLREWLAGAGARALTDAQLRAADDLVGAWRGQGGPAVGGGLVLTRARGRLVLRRRSRPRDRA is encoded by the coding sequence GTGGCTGCGCCGCGTCGCCTGACGGGTCACGGGCTCGCCGCGGCCGGCCGGGTCCGGCGTGCCGTGCGGGCTGCACTGGACCGACTGCCCGGCGACGTGGCGGCCGCCCCGCCGCTGGTCGCCTGCTCCGGCGGGGCCGACTCCACCGCGCTGGTGCTCGCCGTCCGGGAGGCGGTCGAGGGGCCGGTGCACGCCGCCGTCGTCGACCACGGGCTGCAGGACGGGTCCGCGGAGCGCTCGGCGGGGCTCGCCACGCTGTTGCGCGGACTCGGGGTGACGGCGACGGTGCACCCGGTCGTCGTCAGCGCCGCGGGCGGCCCCGAGGCCGCGGCCCGGGCCGCCCGGTACACGGCGCTGCGGGCGGCGCGGCCGATGCCGTCGTCGCCGGTGCTGCTCGGGCACACCCTCGACGACCAGGCCGAGACGGTCCTGCTGGGCCTCGGCCGGGGCTCCGGGGCCCGGTCGCTGTCCGGGATGCGCGAGTGGACCGAGCCGTGGCTGCGCCCGCTGCTCGGGGTGCGCCGGGCCGACACCGTCGCCGCCTGCGCGGCCGCCGGCGTCGCGGCCTGGGCCGACCCGCACAACGCCGACCCCCGCTTCGTCCGCTCCCGGCTGCGCCACGAGGTGCTGCCGCTGCTGGAGGACGTCCTGGGCGGCGGGGTCGCGGCCGCGCTCGCCCGCACCGCGGACCAGCTCCACGACGACGACGCCGCCCTCTCCGTCGCCGCGGCCCGGCTGCTGTCCGCGGCCCGCGTGGCCACGGACGGTGAGCGGGGTGCACCGGCGGGGGGGACCGGGCCGGGTGATTCCGGCGACAACGGCTCACCACCGGGTACCGCCGCGACCGACCCGACCGGGGCCACGGCGGGGGTCGGGGAGGCCCTCGGCACCGCGCTCGACACCGGAGTCCTGGCCGCTGCCGAGCCCGCCGTACGGCGCCGGGTCCTGCGGGAATGGCTCGCCGGAGCGGGCGCGCGGGCCCTCACCGACGCGCAGCTGCGGGCGGCCGACGACCTCGTCGGAGCCTGGCGCGGGCAGGGCGGACCGGCGGTGGGCGGCGGCTTGGTGCTGACCCGCGCCCGTGGCAGGCTCGTGCTGCGCCGCCGCAGCCGGCCGCGTGACCGGGCGTGA
- a CDS encoding MaoC family dehydratase — protein MRVFDGVDELRAAKGTEIGTSPWLTVTQERIDGFADATDDHQWIHVDAERAASGPFGATIAHGFLSLSLLPKLVQSVYKVDGVKMGVNYGLNKVRFTSPLPVGSRIRARVELTDVSDVSGGVQLTIGVTVEVEGSEKPALVAEWLTRQFV, from the coding sequence ATGCGCGTCTTCGACGGAGTGGACGAGCTGCGGGCGGCCAAGGGGACCGAGATCGGGACCTCGCCCTGGCTGACCGTCACGCAGGAGCGGATCGACGGTTTCGCCGACGCCACCGACGACCACCAGTGGATCCACGTCGACGCCGAGCGGGCCGCGTCCGGACCGTTCGGCGCCACGATCGCCCACGGCTTCCTGTCGCTGTCGCTGCTGCCCAAGCTGGTCCAGTCCGTCTACAAGGTGGACGGGGTCAAGATGGGCGTGAACTACGGCCTCAACAAGGTCCGGTTCACCAGCCCGCTGCCGGTGGGCAGCCGGATCCGCGCCCGGGTCGAGCTGACCGACGTCAGCGACGTCTCCGGTGGCGTCCAGCTCACCATCGGCGTGACCGTCGAGGTCGAGGGATCCGAGAAGCCCGCCCTGGTCGCCGAATGGCTGACCCGGCAGTTCGTCTAG
- a CDS encoding acetyl-CoA C-acetyltransferase gives MRDAVICEPLRTPVGGFGGSLRDVPAHTLAATVIRALMERTGLDPDVVEDVVLGHCYPTMDAPAIGRVAALDAGLPVTAGGIQIDRRCGSGLQAVLYAAGQVRTGAAEVVLAGGAESMSGASFYSTGMRWGVKGGGVMLNDSLARGRVTAGGKNFPVPGGMLETAENLRRDYAIGRAEQDEYAVRSHHRAAAAQESGVFAEEIVPVTVPGRKGDTVVERDEHVRPDSTVEKLATLRPILGKDDPDATVTAGNASGQNDGAAICVVTSPEKAAELGLRPLAKVVSWGLGGVPPTTMGIGPVPATAKALDVAGLTLADIDLIELNEAFAAQVLACTREWKFTDADFERTNVHGSGISMGHPVGATGGRILATLTREMARRDARYGLETMCIGGGQGLAAVFEKV, from the coding sequence ATGCGTGATGCGGTGATCTGCGAGCCGCTGCGGACCCCGGTCGGCGGGTTCGGGGGGTCGCTGCGCGACGTCCCGGCCCACACCCTCGCCGCGACCGTGATCCGCGCCCTGATGGAGCGGACCGGGCTGGACCCCGACGTCGTCGAGGACGTCGTGCTGGGCCACTGCTACCCGACGATGGACGCCCCGGCGATCGGACGGGTCGCCGCGCTCGACGCCGGCCTGCCGGTGACCGCGGGCGGCATCCAGATCGACCGCCGCTGCGGCTCGGGCCTGCAGGCCGTGCTCTACGCGGCCGGCCAGGTCCGGACGGGCGCGGCGGAGGTCGTGCTGGCCGGTGGCGCCGAGTCGATGTCGGGCGCGTCGTTCTACTCCACCGGGATGCGCTGGGGGGTCAAGGGCGGCGGGGTGATGCTGAACGATTCGCTGGCGCGCGGCCGCGTCACCGCCGGCGGGAAGAACTTCCCGGTGCCGGGCGGGATGCTGGAGACCGCGGAGAACCTGCGCCGCGACTACGCGATCGGTCGCGCCGAGCAGGACGAGTACGCCGTCCGCTCGCACCACCGGGCCGCGGCCGCGCAGGAGTCCGGGGTGTTCGCCGAGGAGATCGTCCCGGTGACCGTGCCCGGCCGGAAGGGCGACACCGTCGTCGAGCGCGACGAGCACGTCCGCCCCGACTCGACGGTCGAGAAGCTGGCGACGCTGCGCCCGATCCTGGGCAAGGACGACCCGGACGCCACCGTGACCGCGGGCAACGCGTCGGGCCAGAACGACGGCGCCGCGATCTGCGTGGTGACCAGCCCGGAGAAGGCCGCCGAGCTGGGACTGCGCCCGCTGGCGAAGGTCGTGTCCTGGGGCCTGGGCGGGGTCCCGCCCACGACGATGGGCATCGGCCCGGTCCCGGCGACGGCCAAGGCCCTGGACGTGGCCGGGCTGACCCTGGCCGACATCGACCTGATCGAGCTGAACGAGGCGTTCGCCGCGCAGGTGCTGGCCTGCACGCGGGAGTGGAAGTTCACCGACGCCGACTTCGAGCGCACCAATGTGCACGGCTCGGGGATCTCGATGGGGCACCCGGTCGGTGCCACCGGCGGCCGCATCCTGGCCACCCTCACCCGCGAGATGGCGCGTCGCGACGCCCGTTACGGGCTGGAGACGATGTGCATCGGCGGCGGCCAGGGCCTCGCCGCGGTGTTCGAGAAGGTGTGA
- a CDS encoding inorganic diphosphatase: MDFDVTIEIPKGGRNKYEVDHETGRIRLDRTLFTATQYPADYGFIDDTLGEDGDPLDALVLVQEPTFPGCVIRSRAIGMFRMKDEKGGDDKVLCVPSDDPRQEHLRDIHHLAEFDRAEIQHFFEIYKTLEPGKSVEGASWVGRADAEREIKASYERAKNAGH, translated from the coding sequence GTGGACTTCGACGTCACCATCGAAATCCCCAAGGGCGGCCGGAACAAGTACGAGGTCGATCACGAGACCGGACGTATCCGGCTCGACCGCACCCTGTTCACCGCCACCCAGTACCCCGCCGACTACGGGTTCATCGACGACACCCTGGGCGAGGACGGGGACCCGCTGGACGCCCTGGTCCTGGTGCAGGAGCCGACCTTCCCCGGGTGCGTCATCCGCTCCCGCGCGATCGGCATGTTCCGGATGAAGGACGAGAAGGGCGGCGACGACAAGGTCCTCTGCGTCCCCTCGGACGACCCCCGCCAGGAGCACCTGCGCGACATCCACCACCTGGCCGAGTTCGACCGGGCGGAGATCCAGCACTTCTTCGAGATCTACAAGACCCTCGAGCCGGGCAAGAGCGTCGAGGGTGCGTCCTGGGTCGGCCGGGCCGACGCCGAGCGCGAGATCAAGGCGTCCTACGAGCGCGCGAAGAACGCCGGGCACTGA
- a CDS encoding SirB1 family protein, which produces MTRHDRADPVTRFLRMVTGPEPPLDEAALAIAAGAAPDPEVAAVSTARARATLDELAEGVTGFESLLHRLFTEAGFRGNSTDYADPRNSFLPDVLERRTGIPITLSVVAIEVGRRARVPLEGVGMPGHFLVRVPGTQRLVDAFGGGRRLDPAGCEELFRATTGAGPEVPFDSGMLPRTSTRQILARMLENLRATYGRSRDHDGLEWVLRMRLGLRHQGPELIRELGEVLAAQARWDEAARLMESWVDGPGRGSRSGAEVLDEVRTEAMKHRAHLN; this is translated from the coding sequence GTGACCCGGCACGACCGCGCCGACCCGGTGACCCGCTTCCTACGGATGGTGACCGGGCCCGAACCGCCGCTCGACGAGGCCGCACTGGCGATCGCCGCCGGCGCCGCCCCGGATCCGGAGGTCGCGGCGGTGTCCACCGCACGGGCCCGCGCGACGCTCGACGAACTCGCCGAGGGTGTCACCGGGTTCGAGTCGCTGCTGCACCGGCTGTTCACCGAGGCCGGGTTCCGCGGCAACTCCACCGACTACGCCGACCCGCGCAACTCCTTCCTGCCCGACGTCCTCGAACGCCGCACCGGCATCCCGATCACCCTGTCGGTCGTCGCGATCGAGGTGGGCCGCCGGGCCAGGGTGCCGCTGGAGGGCGTCGGCATGCCCGGGCACTTCCTGGTGCGGGTGCCCGGCACCCAGCGCCTCGTCGACGCCTTCGGCGGCGGCAGGCGGCTCGACCCGGCGGGCTGCGAGGAGCTCTTCCGCGCGACGACGGGCGCCGGCCCGGAGGTGCCCTTCGACTCGGGCATGCTGCCGCGCACCTCGACCCGCCAGATCCTCGCCCGGATGCTGGAGAACCTGCGGGCGACCTACGGCCGCTCCCGCGACCACGACGGCCTGGAGTGGGTGCTCCGGATGCGGCTGGGCCTGCGCCACCAGGGCCCGGAGCTCATCCGCGAGCTCGGCGAGGTGCTCGCCGCGCAGGCCCGCTGGGACGAGGCGGCCCGGCTGATGGAGTCCTGGGTGGACGGTCCGGGGCGCGGGTCGCGCTCGGGCGCCGAGGTGCTGGACGAGGTGCGCACCGAGGCGATGAAGCACCGGGCCCACCTCAACTAG
- a CDS encoding zinc-dependent metalloprotease, which translates to MPAGPRTTPAVAGALVERLRTDSARAEGHVREVTGLGADLPLLPADVLDRPAWARAAVGGMEALTSGARLPDSPWPLRTVTAAGSGVQLGALLAYMGARVLGQYDPFGGPGGEGRLIVVAPNVYAASRSLDVDGDQFGLWVCLHEATHRLQFTAVPWLRDHFAGLVTELLSLQEPDTARLARLPDAIRALRGEDGRKADVLALVELLQGPEQRAVLDRLLALSTLLEGHADHVMDAVGPDVVPDVALIRRRFTERRRGGGLIDRILRALLGVEAKMRQYAVGAAFCRAVEREAGMAGINRVWESPETLPTRAELDDPAAWLRRVA; encoded by the coding sequence ATGCCCGCCGGGCCCCGCACCACCCCCGCGGTGGCGGGCGCGCTGGTGGAGCGCCTGCGCACCGACTCCGCCCGCGCCGAGGGACACGTCCGCGAGGTCACCGGCCTCGGGGCGGACCTGCCGCTGCTGCCCGCCGACGTGCTGGACCGGCCCGCCTGGGCGCGTGCCGCCGTCGGAGGGATGGAGGCGCTGACCTCCGGCGCCCGGCTGCCCGACTCGCCGTGGCCGCTGCGCACGGTCACCGCGGCGGGCTCGGGGGTGCAGCTCGGCGCGCTGCTCGCCTACATGGGCGCCCGCGTGCTCGGCCAGTACGACCCGTTCGGCGGGCCCGGCGGGGAGGGGCGGCTCATCGTCGTCGCCCCGAACGTCTACGCCGCCTCGCGCTCGCTCGACGTCGACGGCGACCAGTTCGGCCTCTGGGTCTGCCTGCACGAGGCCACCCACCGGCTCCAGTTCACCGCGGTGCCGTGGCTGCGCGACCACTTCGCCGGGCTGGTGACCGAGCTGCTGTCGCTGCAGGAACCGGACACCGCGCGGCTCGCCCGGCTGCCCGACGCCATCCGCGCGCTGCGCGGCGAGGACGGCCGCAAGGCCGACGTGCTCGCGCTGGTCGAGCTGCTGCAGGGCCCCGAGCAGCGGGCCGTGCTCGACCGGCTGCTCGCCCTGTCGACCCTGTTGGAGGGGCACGCCGACCACGTCATGGACGCCGTCGGGCCGGACGTGGTCCCCGACGTCGCGCTCATCCGGCGCCGGTTCACCGAGCGCCGCCGCGGCGGCGGGCTGATCGACCGGATCCTGCGCGCGCTCCTCGGGGTCGAGGCCAAGATGCGCCAGTACGCCGTCGGCGCCGCGTTCTGCCGGGCCGTCGAGCGCGAGGCCGGGATGGCCGGGATCAACCGGGTCTGGGAGTCGCCGGAGACGCTGCCGACCCGCGCCGAGCTGGACGACCCCGCCGCGTGGCTGCGCCGCGTCGCCTGA
- the dacB gene encoding D-alanyl-D-alanine carboxypeptidase/D-alanyl-D-alanine endopeptidase, protein MGRRHRRPERSYRRFAVVAVAVMALASLFGAVALAGPDARSSFGLGTTATQYPPVPMPALRPLTPTAPVPSAAGITQALSSQLDAPELGEVTGVVMDSAAPRGVKPIWERDGDRGMVPGSTTKLLTAAAALLSLNPTDRLATRVVPGPSPDSVVLVGSGDPSLTALPDGQDGLYPEPARIADLAEQVKKAVGRPITTVYTDASLWTGPAESPGWGPTDVADGYVAPMSALMLDGGRTDPLQQDGPRSTDPAAAAGKALARALGASDVLEGVAAANAPVLGSVSSPPIASLIEYMLTASDNVTAEAMARQVAVSKDGEASFDGASKAVTEALVQAGYDVSGLELADGSGLSRDNLIPARLLGAVLSSAAAQSDSPTDVQFLRPILTGLPVAGGGGTLADRFGDPRSVAGRGVVRAKTGTLSGASSLAGVVTDVDGRLLVFALLSNGTSPADARPALDRIAATLSRCGCRG, encoded by the coding sequence GTGGGACGCAGGCATCGCCGGCCGGAGCGCAGCTACCGGCGGTTCGCCGTGGTCGCGGTCGCGGTGATGGCACTGGCCTCGCTGTTCGGCGCCGTCGCCCTGGCCGGGCCGGACGCCCGCAGCTCGTTCGGACTCGGCACCACCGCCACCCAGTACCCGCCGGTCCCGATGCCCGCGCTGCGCCCCCTCACGCCGACGGCGCCGGTGCCGAGCGCCGCCGGGATCACCCAGGCCCTGTCCTCCCAGCTCGACGCGCCCGAGCTCGGCGAGGTCACCGGGGTCGTCATGGACTCCGCGGCCCCGCGCGGGGTGAAGCCGATCTGGGAGCGTGACGGCGACCGCGGCATGGTCCCCGGCTCCACGACGAAGCTGCTCACCGCCGCGGCCGCGCTGCTGTCGCTGAACCCGACCGACCGGCTCGCGACCCGGGTCGTGCCCGGTCCGTCCCCGGACTCGGTCGTCCTCGTCGGGTCCGGCGACCCGTCGCTGACCGCGCTGCCCGACGGGCAGGACGGGCTCTACCCGGAGCCCGCGCGGATCGCCGACCTCGCCGAGCAGGTGAAGAAGGCCGTCGGCCGCCCGATCACGACGGTCTACACCGACGCGAGCCTCTGGACGGGCCCGGCCGAGTCCCCGGGCTGGGGGCCCACCGATGTCGCGGACGGCTACGTCGCCCCGATGTCGGCGCTGATGCTCGACGGCGGCCGCACCGACCCGCTGCAGCAGGACGGCCCGCGCAGCACCGACCCCGCCGCGGCCGCCGGGAAGGCGCTGGCCCGCGCGCTCGGCGCCTCCGACGTCCTCGAGGGCGTCGCCGCTGCGAACGCGCCGGTGCTGGGCAGCGTGTCCTCCCCGCCGATCGCGAGCCTGATCGAGTACATGCTCACCGCCTCGGACAACGTCACCGCCGAGGCGATGGCCCGCCAGGTCGCGGTGTCCAAGGACGGCGAGGCCTCGTTCGACGGGGCCTCGAAGGCCGTCACCGAGGCGCTGGTCCAGGCCGGTTACGACGTGTCCGGGCTGGAGCTCGCCGACGGCAGCGGCCTGTCCCGGGACAACCTGATCCCGGCCCGGCTGCTCGGCGCGGTGCTGTCCTCGGCCGCCGCCCAGTCCGACAGCCCGACCGACGTGCAGTTCCTGCGCCCGATCCTCACCGGGCTCCCGGTCGCCGGCGGTGGCGGGACGCTCGCCGACCGGTTCGGCGACCCGCGGTCGGTCGCCGGGCGCGGTGTCGTGCGCGCCAAGACCGGCACGCTGTCCGGCGCCTCCAGCCTCGCCGGGGTCGTCACCGACGTCGACGGCAGGCTGCTGGTGTTCGCGCTGCTGTCCAACGGCACCTCGCCCGCCGACGCCCGGCCCGCGCTGGACCGCATCGCGGCGACGCTGTCGCGCTGCGGCTGCCGCGGCTGA
- a CDS encoding ATP-binding protein codes for MTATTTSRPDPDGLVHRAVPYRDPEHQAAALTAPVAGALEAGRRALVVVDPRCAAVLRRSLGHDAGVEFRTPDRMHSAPPFTVAGRWSRAVRGALADGASGVCTVGQPVELPGADAAYWTRLDLALSHALRELPVELLCCFPDVEPDRAHAGALHDEFLVDGAPVPSGCRRDDHDLLAENPQCPPDELGPAIVTLPVTLDDLGSMRRVVERQAELSGLGPSRISDLVLAVNELISNGVEHGSGHPVLRMWRTEAGLVSEMSDAATCRLAFPGLAAPPVAGNRGRGMWLASELSDVLQVWTAEDDPGQVTGTVVRVTMSPP; via the coding sequence ATGACCGCCACCACCACCTCGCGTCCCGACCCGGACGGCCTCGTCCACCGGGCCGTGCCGTACCGGGATCCCGAACACCAGGCCGCCGCCCTCACCGCACCGGTGGCCGGGGCACTGGAGGCGGGCCGTCGTGCGCTCGTGGTGGTCGACCCGCGGTGTGCCGCGGTGCTGCGCCGCTCCCTCGGCCACGACGCCGGGGTGGAGTTCCGCACGCCGGACAGGATGCACTCGGCCCCGCCGTTCACGGTCGCGGGACGCTGGAGCCGCGCGGTGCGCGGGGCGCTGGCCGACGGCGCGTCCGGGGTGTGCACGGTCGGCCAGCCGGTCGAGCTGCCCGGCGCGGACGCCGCCTACTGGACCCGCCTCGATCTCGCCCTCTCGCACGCCCTGCGTGAACTCCCCGTCGAGCTGCTGTGCTGCTTCCCCGACGTCGAGCCCGACCGCGCGCACGCCGGGGCCCTGCACGACGAGTTCCTCGTCGACGGCGCCCCGGTCCCGAGCGGCTGCCGGCGCGACGACCACGATCTGCTGGCCGAGAACCCGCAGTGCCCGCCGGATGAGCTGGGGCCGGCGATCGTGACGCTGCCGGTGACCCTGGACGACCTCGGGTCGATGCGGCGCGTCGTCGAGCGGCAGGCCGAGCTGTCCGGGCTGGGGCCCAGCCGGATCTCCGACCTCGTGCTGGCGGTCAACGAGCTGATCAGCAACGGCGTCGAGCACGGGTCGGGTCACCCGGTCCTGCGGATGTGGCGCACCGAGGCGGGGCTGGTCTCCGAGATGAGCGACGCCGCGACGTGCCGGCTCGCGTTCCCCGGGCTCGCCGCGCCACCGGTCGCCGGGAACCGTGGCCGGGGGATGTGGCTGGCCTCGGAGCTGTCGGACGTGCTGCAGGTGTGGACCGCGGAGGACGATCCCGGTCAGGTGACGGGCACGGTCGTGCGCGTCACGATGTCGCCCCCGTGA